In one window of Vibrio sp. JC009 DNA:
- a CDS encoding lytic murein transglycosylase: MNKIVTLLLATGVSFPSYAAKVEFSEYVEGLKQEARGQGISEKTLEEAFANVSYKPKAVKADRNQPEKRLTLDEYIPKAVPDWKVKQAKDLYKEHYDVLQRVGKQYGVQPRFIIALWGVESNFGRYTGGYHVIDALTTMAYDGRREKLFRSETMAALKILDQGHIKVNDMKGSWAGAMGQCQFMPSSFLNFAADGNNDGRKDIWTTKADVFASAANYLSQSGWDDKYTWGRQVKVPKGLSSDLTGRSADKGKTLQEWSKLGVTKYNGAALPSPSEPMKAWLIMPDDRDGRAYLIYNNYQVLMKWNRSYYFGIAVSHLADRIKFD; the protein is encoded by the coding sequence CAGGAAGCGCGCGGGCAGGGTATTTCTGAGAAAACGCTGGAAGAGGCGTTCGCCAATGTTTCCTATAAACCAAAAGCGGTAAAAGCAGACCGGAATCAGCCGGAAAAACGTCTTACCCTGGACGAATATATTCCCAAAGCGGTACCTGACTGGAAGGTAAAGCAGGCGAAGGATTTATATAAAGAGCATTATGATGTGCTGCAAAGAGTAGGTAAGCAATACGGTGTTCAGCCGAGATTTATTATTGCTCTGTGGGGCGTAGAAAGTAATTTTGGCCGCTATACCGGCGGGTATCATGTTATCGATGCTCTGACGACCATGGCTTATGACGGCAGACGTGAAAAACTGTTCCGTAGTGAAACAATGGCTGCGCTTAAGATCCTTGACCAGGGGCATATCAAGGTCAACGATATGAAGGGCTCATGGGCCGGCGCTATGGGGCAATGTCAATTTATGCCTAGCTCCTTCCTGAATTTTGCTGCAGATGGTAACAACGACGGCAGAAAGGATATCTGGACCACTAAGGCTGATGTATTTGCCTCTGCAGCCAACTATCTGAGCCAGTCTGGCTGGGATGACAAGTATACCTGGGGACGCCAGGTTAAAGTGCCGAAGGGACTTTCATCGGATCTTACCGGAAGAAGTGCAGACAAAGGTAAAACGCTTCAGGAGTGGAGTAAGCTGGGTGTGACGAAATACAATGGTGCAGCCCTGCCTAGCCCTTCCGAACCAATGAAAGCCTGGCTGATTATGCCGGATGACAGAGATGGTCGTGCTTACCTGATCTACAACAACTACCAGGTGCTGATGAAGTGGAACCGTTCTTATTACTTCGGTATCGCAGTCAGTCATTTGGCTGACCGGATAAAGTTTGATTAG
- the folD gene encoding bifunctional methylenetetrahydrofolate dehydrogenase/methenyltetrahydrofolate cyclohydrolase FolD encodes MTAQNIDGKLISQTVRSEVAARVKARTEAGLRAPGLAVILVGEDPASQVYVGSKRKACDEVGFVSKSYDLPATATEQELLDLVDQLNEDDEVDGILVQLPLPAGIDSTKVLEQIHPDKDVDGFHPYNVGRLAQRIPKLRSCTPKGIITLLDRYNIELRGKHAVIVGASNIVGRPMTLELLLSGCTTTTCHRFTQDLESFVRQADVVVVAVGKPNFIPGSWIKEGAVVIDVGINRLENGKLVGDVDYEAAKENASFITPVPGGVGPMTVATLIENTMIACEQYNGVK; translated from the coding sequence ATGACTGCTCAAAATATAGATGGAAAACTAATCTCACAAACGGTCCGCTCGGAAGTTGCGGCTCGTGTAAAAGCAAGAACAGAGGCTGGACTGAGAGCTCCGGGCCTTGCGGTAATTCTGGTTGGAGAAGACCCGGCTTCTCAGGTCTATGTCGGCAGTAAGCGTAAAGCCTGTGATGAAGTGGGTTTTGTCTCTAAATCCTATGACCTGCCAGCGACAGCAACAGAGCAGGAACTGCTGGATCTGGTTGATCAGTTAAATGAAGACGATGAAGTGGATGGCATCCTGGTTCAGTTGCCGCTTCCTGCAGGTATCGACAGCACTAAAGTGCTTGAGCAGATTCATCCTGATAAAGATGTGGACGGCTTCCACCCATACAACGTAGGCCGTCTGGCTCAGCGTATTCCTAAACTGCGCTCCTGTACGCCAAAGGGTATTATTACTCTTCTTGATCGTTACAACATTGAACTGCGTGGTAAGCATGCAGTGATCGTTGGTGCTTCTAATATCGTTGGCCGCCCTATGACTCTGGAACTTCTGCTTTCAGGCTGCACGACAACGACCTGTCACAGATTTACTCAGGATCTGGAATCTTTTGTACGTCAGGCTGACGTTGTGGTGGTTGCAGTGGGCAAACCAAACTTTATTCCTGGCTCTTGGATCAAAGAAGGTGCCGTGGTGATCGATGTTGGCATCAACCGTTTAGAAAACGGTAAGCTGGTTGGTGATGTGGATTATGAAGCAGCAAAAGAGAATGCCAGCTTTATCACTCCTGTACCGGGTGGTGTTGGTCCGATGACAGTTGCGACTCTGATTGAAAATACCATGATTGCCTGTGAGCAGTACAACGGTGTGAAGTAA
- a CDS encoding transporter substrate-binding domain-containing protein, which yields MFWFRILLSSILLSTPALSKETIRLTNGEWPPYLSENLAHHGYASHIVTEAFATVGVDVEYGFFPWKRSYQYAKDGISGSGEIWHGSVVWVFNAERAESFMYTDVVMTDYQVLFHLRSNPLDWTTIDDLQGKTIGGTLHTFYPQLELAAESGVVQLERARDYQTLFTRLLAGRIDAVPHTWSVGRYFLKNHLTAEQREKITFSPTVMQTKPCHIILSNQIPQNEKFKALFNQGLKNIKANGTYQRLQENLENGVYDLPLP from the coding sequence ATGTTTTGGTTCAGGATCTTACTGAGTAGTATCTTGCTCTCTACTCCCGCTTTATCAAAGGAAACCATTCGGCTCACGAATGGTGAATGGCCTCCCTATTTATCCGAAAATCTGGCCCATCACGGCTATGCATCGCATATTGTCACTGAGGCTTTTGCTACGGTTGGTGTCGATGTCGAGTATGGCTTCTTTCCCTGGAAACGTTCGTATCAGTATGCAAAAGACGGGATTAGCGGCTCTGGTGAAATATGGCATGGTTCTGTTGTTTGGGTATTTAATGCAGAGAGAGCAGAAAGCTTTATGTATACCGATGTTGTGATGACTGACTATCAGGTTCTGTTCCACCTTCGTTCAAATCCGCTGGATTGGACAACTATCGATGATCTGCAGGGAAAAACGATTGGAGGGACGCTGCACACCTTCTATCCACAACTTGAACTAGCCGCGGAAAGTGGCGTTGTTCAGTTAGAGAGAGCCCGTGATTATCAGACTTTATTCACTCGTCTTCTTGCGGGCAGGATAGACGCCGTTCCCCACACCTGGAGCGTTGGCCGGTATTTTTTGAAGAATCACTTAACAGCTGAGCAGCGTGAAAAGATTACGTTCTCACCCACAGTGATGCAAACCAAACCGTGCCACATCATCTTGTCTAATCAGATTCCACAGAATGAAAAGTTTAAAGCGTTATTTAATCAGGGACTTAAAAATATAAAGGCAAATGGCACATATCAAAGGTTGCAGGAGAATCTGGAGAACGGAGTGTACGATCTGCCATTGCCATAG
- a CDS encoding PAS domain-containing methyl-accepting chemotaxis protein encodes MRNNQPVSQKEQKFRSSEDLVSVTDLNGKIKYVNSAFIDISGFTEQELVGQDHNIVRHPDMPKAAFADLWATVKSGEPWRGMVKNRCKNGDHYWVNAFVTPVMQHGKVIGYQSVRSEPSREQVKQAEELYAKMRQNNGMTLPKPKLIHRISLKNIFAASSLISLVSLISVLVFAFQHLSGFATGMLVLAIASVLFTWWSITFGVLNKIDSARLLMRELASGDYSHKITPDRNDEVGRLFLAVKLIQARNKTILGQVIESAQDLIVSADQLSASSHEMLANMRNQSSHTVQVATAMNEMSSTVEEVSGNAQGSADITNGAQITVQEGDEVIMEALQSMEAFSVELTKTTEQINQLSADSEQITQITDAISSIAEQTNLLALNAAIEAARAGEQGRGFAVVADEVRNLASRTQEATQEIRTMLETLSDGIKHSASTIEVNNKEAKEALDKVEISREIFGQVAEGMELINDMSTQIATAAEEQAQVAHEMSKSIETISEHAGKTEVEAELLQEKAAKINQNAMHLQVQLSDFDLGR; translated from the coding sequence ATGAGAAATAACCAACCAGTAAGTCAAAAAGAACAAAAATTCCGCAGCTCTGAAGATCTGGTTTCAGTGACCGATCTCAACGGTAAAATTAAATATGTAAATAGTGCGTTTATTGATATAAGCGGATTCACAGAACAAGAACTTGTTGGTCAGGATCATAATATTGTACGTCACCCGGATATGCCTAAGGCGGCTTTTGCTGATTTGTGGGCAACGGTTAAATCCGGCGAGCCCTGGCGTGGAATGGTAAAGAACCGTTGCAAGAACGGTGATCATTACTGGGTGAATGCCTTTGTTACCCCCGTTATGCAGCATGGAAAAGTGATTGGCTATCAGTCCGTCCGCTCAGAGCCCTCCCGGGAGCAGGTAAAGCAGGCAGAAGAGCTGTATGCAAAAATGCGCCAGAACAACGGCATGACTCTGCCAAAGCCTAAACTTATTCACCGGATTTCTTTAAAAAACATCTTTGCGGCCTCGTCTCTTATCAGCCTTGTCAGCCTTATATCTGTGCTGGTTTTCGCTTTTCAGCATCTGAGTGGCTTTGCGACAGGTATGCTGGTTCTCGCTATTGCGTCAGTGCTTTTCACCTGGTGGTCCATTACATTTGGTGTTCTGAATAAGATTGATTCAGCGCGCTTGCTGATGAGAGAGCTGGCGAGCGGGGATTACAGCCACAAGATAACGCCAGACAGAAATGATGAAGTAGGAAGGCTCTTCTTGGCGGTTAAGCTGATCCAGGCAAGGAATAAAACGATTCTGGGTCAGGTGATCGAGTCTGCGCAGGATTTGATCGTTTCGGCTGATCAGCTTTCTGCGTCCAGTCATGAAATGCTGGCCAATATGCGCAATCAGTCCAGCCATACCGTTCAGGTTGCCACTGCGATGAACGAGATGAGTTCAACAGTGGAAGAAGTTTCCGGTAATGCGCAGGGCTCGGCTGATATCACTAACGGTGCCCAGATAACAGTTCAGGAAGGCGATGAAGTGATTATGGAAGCGCTTCAGAGTATGGAAGCCTTTTCCGTTGAGCTAACCAAAACCACAGAGCAGATTAATCAGCTTTCCGCAGACAGTGAACAGATCACTCAGATTACCGATGCCATCAGCTCTATCGCTGAGCAGACTAACCTGCTTGCGCTGAACGCTGCGATTGAGGCAGCCCGCGCCGGTGAGCAGGGAAGGGGCTTTGCTGTTGTTGCTGATGAGGTTCGTAATCTGGCTTCAAGAACTCAGGAAGCGACCCAGGAAATCCGCACTATGCTGGAAACCCTGTCTGACGGGATTAAGCATTCAGCATCCACCATTGAGGTGAATAACAAAGAAGCCAAAGAGGCGCTTGATAAAGTAGAAATATCCCGTGAAATATTCGGTCAGGTTGCAGAAGGGATGGAGCTTATCAACGATATGAGCACCCAGATAGCGACTGCAGCCGAAGAACAGGCTCAGGTTGCCCATGAGATGAGCAAAAGCATTGAAACCATCAGTGAACATGCAGGCAAGACAGAGGTTGAGGCGGAACTGCTTCAGGAAAAAGCGGCGAAAATTAATCAAAATGCCATGCATCTTCAGGTACAGTTGAGTGATTTTGATCTTGGCCGGTGA
- a CDS encoding cytochrome b/b6 domain-containing protein: MKQMVFKRFERFWHWSQALLIISMIVTGFEVHGTFHIFGFYKAVLYHELLAWALMTLWVFAVFWHFTTGEWKQYTPTFVQLPEVLKYYAWGIFKGEEHPYKPTPERKHNPMQRFAYLGFHLVMGPLVWVTGLMKLFYADWEALGLGWLDLSWVAYFHLVGAYLLVIFLIAHVYMATTGATPLAYIKAMITGYDEHH, from the coding sequence ATGAAACAGATGGTATTTAAACGCTTTGAGCGTTTCTGGCACTGGTCACAGGCTCTGCTTATTATCTCTATGATAGTAACCGGCTTTGAAGTTCACGGAACCTTCCACATATTTGGTTTCTATAAAGCCGTGCTCTACCATGAGCTTCTGGCCTGGGCCCTGATGACTCTTTGGGTATTCGCTGTTTTCTGGCACTTCACTACAGGTGAATGGAAACAATATACTCCAACGTTTGTACAATTACCCGAAGTTCTTAAGTACTATGCCTGGGGGATCTTTAAAGGAGAAGAACACCCTTATAAACCAACACCAGAACGTAAACACAACCCTATGCAGCGGTTCGCTTATCTGGGCTTCCACCTGGTAATGGGGCCTCTGGTATGGGTAACAGGTCTGATGAAGCTTTTCTATGCCGACTGGGAAGCTCTGGGACTTGGCTGGCTTGACCTAAGCTGGGTAGCCTACTTCCACCTTGTAGGGGCTTACCTGCTGGTTATTTTCCTGATAGCCCATGTTTATATGGCAACAACAGGCGCAACGCCACTGGCCTATATCAAGGCTATGATAACCGGCTATGACGAACACCATTAA
- a CDS encoding tetrathionate reductase family octaheme c-type cytochrome, producing the protein MIRTLITSITLAMLAVQPASALTANANGSTADHSKFEQLQGPFEKGQDVTKACLECHTEAAHEIHDTLHWTWAFDKGFGGETLGKTKTLNNFCISISSNEPRCTSCHVGYGWKDTKTFDFSSQENVDCLVCHDTSMTYSKFPTDAGHPNYVAKEWPKGSGKMRPPVDLVKAAQSVGTPGRQNCGSCHFYGGGGDGVKHGDLDSSLNNPPKHLDVHMSPDGANFQCQDCHTTSGHETAGSRYIVNAKDTDGIDVPGHGDQNRASCESCHGLEPHEHGPMAARLNHHATALACSTCHVPEYARELKTKTVWDWSQAGDTSRKTTKDDEGYTTYTPKKGVFEWERNVIPDYDCFNGNVDYTYVGEKIVPDADGIVRLTKLQGDCGDKDARIWPFKIMHSVNPYDPNEQVMITPHLFGKDKNALWKNYKWDRAIKAGMEVSGMDYSGEYTFVNTEYHFPIVHMVAPKEDALKCNACHSDNGRLAKLSGFYIAGQTKSPLLDTIGWLLVIVTAIGVLGHALVRITMSSKRK; encoded by the coding sequence ATGATACGAACGCTAATTACATCGATCACTTTAGCAATGTTGGCTGTTCAACCCGCTTCAGCTCTGACTGCCAATGCTAACGGCTCTACTGCTGATCACAGTAAATTCGAGCAACTTCAGGGGCCTTTTGAGAAAGGTCAGGATGTCACTAAAGCCTGTCTTGAGTGTCATACCGAGGCTGCGCATGAAATTCATGACACGCTTCACTGGACCTGGGCCTTCGATAAGGGCTTCGGTGGTGAGACGCTTGGTAAGACGAAAACTCTGAACAACTTCTGTATCTCCATCTCCTCCAACGAACCAAGATGTACCAGTTGTCACGTTGGTTACGGATGGAAAGACACAAAAACATTTGACTTCTCGTCGCAGGAAAATGTGGACTGCCTTGTCTGTCACGATACCTCAATGACCTACAGTAAATTCCCGACCGATGCCGGTCATCCAAACTATGTCGCGAAAGAGTGGCCAAAGGGCTCAGGCAAGATGAGACCACCAGTTGACCTTGTAAAAGCTGCGCAGAGTGTCGGTACTCCCGGTCGCCAGAACTGTGGTTCCTGCCACTTCTACGGTGGCGGTGGTGACGGTGTGAAGCATGGTGATTTAGACTCCAGCCTGAATAACCCGCCTAAGCATCTGGATGTACATATGTCGCCTGATGGCGCTAATTTCCAGTGTCAGGACTGTCACACCACCAGCGGCCATGAAACCGCAGGCTCCCGCTATATTGTGAACGCCAAAGATACCGACGGCATTGATGTGCCGGGACATGGTGACCAGAACCGCGCCAGCTGTGAATCCTGTCACGGGCTTGAACCGCATGAGCACGGACCAATGGCCGCTCGCCTGAACCATCACGCCACAGCGCTGGCCTGCTCCACCTGTCACGTCCCTGAATATGCACGGGAGTTAAAAACGAAAACCGTCTGGGACTGGTCTCAGGCTGGTGATACCTCCAGAAAGACCACTAAAGATGACGAAGGCTACACAACCTATACGCCTAAGAAGGGGGTATTCGAGTGGGAACGTAACGTTATTCCTGATTACGACTGCTTCAACGGCAATGTCGATTACACCTATGTGGGAGAAAAAATCGTTCCCGATGCTGATGGTATCGTTCGCCTGACTAAGCTTCAGGGCGACTGTGGTGATAAAGACGCCCGCATCTGGCCGTTTAAAATCATGCACAGCGTGAACCCGTATGATCCTAACGAGCAGGTTATGATTACTCCTCATCTGTTTGGTAAAGATAAAAATGCTCTGTGGAAGAACTATAAATGGGACAGAGCCATCAAAGCAGGCATGGAAGTAAGCGGAATGGATTACAGTGGCGAATATACCTTTGTTAATACCGAGTACCACTTCCCTATCGTACATATGGTTGCTCCGAAAGAAGACGCACTGAAATGTAATGCTTGTCATTCAGATAACGGACGCCTGGCAAAACTATCTGGCTTCTATATCGCCGGACAGACTAAATCGCCGCTGTTGGATACCATTGGCTGGCTACTGGTTATTGTTACCGCAATCGGTGTACTGGGACATGCTCTTGTTCGTATTACCATGAGTTCTAAGAGAAAATAA
- a CDS encoding TRAP transporter substrate-binding protein: MKKPLALLSVSTLALASFNAFANCDAGEIVIKFSHVTNADKHPKGIAASLLERRVNEEMNGKACMQVFPNSTLYDDDKVLEALLNGDVQMAAPSLSKFEKITKKYRIFDLPFLFKDVEAVDRFQNSEAGDKLKNAMKRRGLRGLAFWHNGMKQMSANKPLIHPDDAKGLKFRVQASDVLVAQFEQLGANPQKMSFKEVYGGLQTKVIDGQENTWSNIYGKKFFEVQDGVTETNHGILDYLVVTSNKFWDKLPGDVRDQLANIVMEVTDTRNSESSKVNQANRQNVIEAGGKVRALTDEQRQAWVTALQPVWQRFEKDIGADLIEAALASNK, from the coding sequence ATGAAAAAGCCTCTTGCTCTACTGTCTGTTTCCACTCTTGCGCTGGCAAGTTTTAACGCTTTCGCAAACTGTGATGCAGGTGAAATTGTGATTAAGTTCAGCCATGTAACCAATGCCGATAAACACCCGAAAGGCATTGCAGCCTCTCTGCTTGAAAGGCGTGTTAACGAAGAGATGAATGGCAAAGCCTGTATGCAGGTGTTCCCTAACTCAACACTTTACGATGATGATAAGGTACTGGAAGCCCTTTTAAATGGTGATGTTCAAATGGCGGCGCCTTCGCTGTCTAAGTTTGAAAAAATCACTAAGAAATACCGCATTTTTGACCTTCCTTTCCTGTTTAAAGATGTTGAAGCCGTTGACCGTTTCCAGAATTCTGAAGCCGGTGACAAGCTGAAAAATGCAATGAAGCGCCGTGGTCTGAGAGGTCTGGCATTCTGGCATAACGGTATGAAGCAGATGTCGGCGAACAAGCCTCTTATTCATCCTGATGATGCCAAAGGGCTGAAGTTCCGTGTACAGGCATCCGATGTGCTGGTTGCACAGTTCGAGCAGCTCGGTGCTAACCCTCAGAAGATGTCGTTTAAAGAGGTATATGGTGGTCTTCAGACTAAGGTTATCGACGGTCAGGAGAATACCTGGTCAAACATCTATGGCAAAAAATTCTTCGAAGTACAGGACGGTGTAACAGAAACCAATCACGGCATTCTGGACTATCTGGTTGTGACCTCAAATAAGTTCTGGGACAAGCTGCCGGGTGATGTTCGCGACCAGCTGGCGAATATCGTTATGGAAGTGACGGACACACGTAACTCCGAGTCGTCAAAGGTGAATCAGGCTAACCGTCAAAATGTTATTGAGGCAGGTGGTAAAGTTCGCGCTCTTACCGATGAGCAGCGTCAGGCATGGGTAACGGCACTTCAGCCTGTGTGGCAGAGGTTTGAGAAGGATATTGGCGCAGATCTGATTGAAGCTGCACTGGCGTCTAATAAGTAA
- a CDS encoding TRAP transporter small permease gives MEQSFFSKVGRVTDLIEETLIAGFLGLMTLLTFTNVVFRYVLNDNILWALELTVFMFAWMILVGASYGVKRHFHIGVDVVVNMAPEGLRRVYAIIAVGCCLAFSILLLVGSWNYWYPFVTERAWYETDDIPMPEMLQFLADWLNEGERYEKMPRFIPYAALPIGMAMLTFRFLQAAYQIVFGELDRLISGHEAEEDLESLQEVKEG, from the coding sequence ATGGAACAGTCATTTTTTTCAAAAGTCGGCAGAGTGACTGATTTAATCGAAGAAACCCTGATAGCTGGTTTCTTAGGGTTAATGACTTTGCTTACCTTTACCAATGTTGTATTCCGCTATGTGTTGAACGACAACATTCTCTGGGCCCTTGAACTGACCGTGTTTATGTTTGCATGGATGATCCTTGTGGGCGCATCTTATGGGGTCAAACGCCATTTCCACATAGGTGTGGATGTGGTGGTGAATATGGCACCCGAAGGGTTGCGCAGAGTCTATGCCATTATCGCTGTGGGTTGTTGTCTGGCGTTTTCCATCCTGCTTCTTGTCGGCTCCTGGAACTACTGGTATCCGTTTGTTACTGAGCGTGCCTGGTATGAAACCGATGATATCCCCATGCCGGAGATGCTTCAGTTTCTGGCCGACTGGCTGAATGAAGGTGAACGTTACGAAAAAATGCCTCGCTTTATCCCTTACGCCGCACTGCCTATTGGTATGGCTATGCTGACGTTCCGTTTTTTGCAGGCAGCTTATCAGATAGTTTTTGGTGAACTGGATCGTCTTATTTCAGGCCATGAGGCAGAAGAAGATCTGGAATCGCTTCAGGAAGTGAAGGAAGGTTAA
- a CDS encoding TRAP transporter large permease translates to MAILFLFLMVIGFMLVGVPIAISLGLSSVSFLMMHSEASLASVAQTLFNAFAGHYTLLAIPFFILASSFMSTGGVAKRIIRFAIAMVGWFRGGLAMASVVACMMFAALSGSSPATVVAIGSIVIAGMVKNGYSKEFAAGVICNAGTLGILIPPSIVMVVYAAATDVSVGRMFLGGVIPGLLAGLMLMIAIYIAARVKNLPKQPFVGWGEAIAAAKDASWGLLLVVIILGGIYGGIFTPTEAAAVAAVYSFFIANFVYKDMGPFADKSNSKPWIVKACQTFVHKDTHATLFEAGKLTIMLLFIIANALILKHVLTEERIPQMITESMLSAGLGPITFLIVVNVLLLIGGQFMEPSGLLIIVAPLVFPIAIALGIDPIHLGIIMVVNMEIGMITPPVGLNLFVTAGVAKMSMVNVVKAALPWVAVMFLFLLIVTYVPWVSTWMPTTLMGPEIITK, encoded by the coding sequence ATGGCTATTTTATTTCTGTTTCTGATGGTCATCGGATTTATGCTGGTTGGGGTTCCAATCGCTATTTCCCTAGGGCTGTCCAGCGTATCGTTTTTGATGATGCATTCAGAGGCCTCTTTAGCTTCTGTTGCCCAGACACTGTTTAATGCCTTTGCAGGTCACTACACACTTTTGGCAATCCCATTTTTTATTCTGGCCTCAAGCTTTATGTCTACTGGTGGCGTGGCAAAAAGAATTATCCGTTTTGCTATTGCTATGGTTGGCTGGTTTCGCGGTGGTCTGGCGATGGCGTCGGTTGTAGCCTGTATGATGTTTGCAGCGCTGTCCGGTTCGTCACCGGCAACTGTGGTTGCTATTGGCAGCATTGTTATCGCCGGTATGGTGAAAAACGGTTATTCCAAAGAGTTTGCTGCCGGCGTTATCTGTAATGCTGGTACGCTGGGGATCCTTATTCCGCCATCTATTGTTATGGTTGTGTATGCTGCTGCTACCGATGTCTCTGTTGGCCGTATGTTCCTTGGTGGCGTGATTCCGGGTCTGCTTGCCGGTTTAATGCTGATGATCGCTATCTATATCGCAGCCCGGGTTAAGAATCTGCCAAAGCAGCCATTTGTGGGCTGGGGAGAGGCGATTGCAGCGGCAAAAGATGCAAGCTGGGGTCTTCTGCTGGTGGTGATTATTCTTGGTGGCATCTACGGCGGTATCTTCACCCCGACGGAAGCGGCGGCGGTTGCAGCTGTGTATTCATTTTTTATCGCTAACTTTGTTTACAAAGACATGGGCCCCTTTGCTGATAAGAGCAATAGTAAGCCATGGATAGTAAAAGCGTGTCAGACTTTTGTTCACAAGGATACGCATGCCACCCTGTTTGAGGCGGGTAAGCTGACCATTATGCTGCTGTTTATCATTGCCAATGCACTGATCCTTAAGCATGTACTGACAGAAGAGCGTATTCCTCAGATGATTACTGAGTCTATGCTTTCGGCTGGTCTTGGCCCGATTACTTTCCTGATTGTGGTCAATGTTCTTTTGCTTATTGGCGGTCAGTTTATGGAGCCTTCCGGTTTGCTGATTATCGTAGCGCCGCTGGTATTCCCTATTGCTATCGCACTGGGCATTGATCCGATTCACCTTGGGATTATTATGGTGGTGAATATGGAGATAGGTATGATTACACCGCCTGTGGGGCTGAATCTGTTTGTAACTGCCGGTGTGGCTAAGATGTCTATGGTGAATGTAGTAAAAGCAGCACTGCCCTGGGTAGCTGTTATGTTCCTGTTCCTGCTGATTGTTACCTATGTACCATGGGTTTCAACCTGGATGCCGACTACTTTAATGGGACCTGAGATTATAACAAAATAA
- a CDS encoding sigma-54 dependent transcriptional regulator, translating into MCQLFFIDDESDMRIAYEQAFELADISAKFFPDAESALLEGKKSGFPLVIVTDICLPGLSGQDLFHSIKHQDAELPVILITGHGDISMAVEAIRNGAYDFIEKPFSTDRLIDTVNRAMEKRRLTEENKQLKQALKAKTALGPRIIGETSAIEALRDTITHIADTNADILLFGETGTGKELIARSLHEQSSRRGQNFVAVNCGAVPENLIESELYGHEKGAFTGAESKRVGKFEYAQGGTLFLDEIESMPMQAQIRLLRVLQERNIERVGSNQMIPLDIRVIAATKVDLKQAAAEGTFREDLYYRLNVVTLDLPPLRERKEDIPALFHHFLLVAAARYGKAATSLSGADLHTLIGHSWPGNVRELRNAAERYVLLGKLAQPGGGDEKSSKASSLAEQVAEFERSVLEQALIECGGSIKDTMDKLHLARKTLYDKMQRYELNKDNYKVN; encoded by the coding sequence ATGTGCCAGCTGTTTTTTATTGATGATGAGTCAGATATGCGTATCGCATATGAACAGGCATTTGAGCTGGCAGATATTTCTGCAAAGTTTTTTCCGGATGCAGAGTCTGCGCTTCTGGAAGGGAAGAAGAGTGGCTTTCCTTTAGTTATCGTGACAGACATCTGCCTGCCCGGCCTATCCGGTCAGGATCTGTTTCATTCTATAAAACATCAGGATGCCGAGCTTCCCGTTATTCTGATAACCGGCCACGGCGATATCTCAATGGCCGTCGAAGCCATACGTAATGGCGCTTACGATTTTATCGAAAAGCCTTTTTCCACTGACCGCCTAATAGACACTGTAAACCGGGCTATGGAAAAACGCCGCCTGACGGAAGAGAACAAACAGCTAAAACAGGCGCTAAAAGCTAAGACAGCCCTTGGTCCCCGGATTATAGGTGAAACGTCCGCAATAGAAGCATTACGTGACACCATCACGCATATTGCCGATACCAACGCCGATATCCTGCTGTTCGGAGAAACCGGAACAGGTAAAGAGCTTATCGCCCGCTCACTGCATGAACAGAGCAGTCGCCGCGGGCAGAACTTTGTCGCAGTCAACTGCGGCGCAGTTCCGGAAAACCTGATTGAAAGTGAGCTTTACGGCCATGAAAAAGGTGCTTTTACCGGAGCAGAAAGCAAGCGGGTTGGTAAGTTTGAATACGCTCAGGGTGGCACACTGTTTCTTGATGAGATTGAATCCATGCCAATGCAAGCTCAGATCCGCCTGCTCCGCGTACTGCAGGAAAGAAATATCGAGCGTGTGGGTTCTAACCAGATGATTCCGCTTGATATTCGGGTAATCGCCGCCACTAAAGTGGATTTAAAACAGGCGGCTGCTGAAGGTACATTCAGAGAAGATCTCTATTATCGACTCAATGTAGTCACTCTTGATCTACCTCCTTTGCGTGAACGGAAAGAAGATATTCCTGCCCTATTCCATCACTTTCTGCTTGTTGCTGCCGCCCGTTATGGTAAAGCCGCCACCTCTCTTTCCGGCGCAGATTTACACACACTGATTGGCCACAGCTGGCCGGGCAATGTCCGTGAACTCAGAAACGCCGCTGAACGCTATGTGCTGCTGGGAAAACTGGCCCAGCCTGGCGGAGGTGACGAAAAGAGCTCAAAAGCCAGCAGCCTTGCCGAACAGGTTGCTGAATTCGAACGCTCGGTTCTGGAACAGGCACTTATCGAATGTGGCGGCAGTATTAAAGATACAATGGATAAACTCCACCTGGCTCGAAAAACGCTCTATGACAAGATGCAAAGGTATGAACTGAATAAGGATAATTACAAGGTTAATTAA